The following proteins are encoded in a genomic region of Procambarus clarkii isolate CNS0578487 chromosome 23, FALCON_Pclarkii_2.0, whole genome shotgun sequence:
- the LOC138367822 gene encoding adipocyte plasma membrane-associated protein Hemomucin-like: MSLWKTHSLGKQPSWKTQSLRLQPAWKTHSLGLQPALWTPSLRAATCIVDATSGPATCNLDSTTKAATCPLDTTTGATTCPLDTTTKAATCPLDTTTGATTCPLDTTTGATTCPLDTTTGATTCPLDTTTKAATCPLDTTTGATTCPLDTTTGATTCPLDTTTKAATCPLDTTTGATTCPLDTTTGATTCPLDTTTGATTCPLDTTTKAATCPLDTTTGAQTCARDDKSWW; this comes from the coding sequence AAGACACATTCACTGGGGAAGCAACCTTCATGGAAGACACAATCACTGAGGTTGCAACCTGCTTGGAAGACACATTCACTGGGGCTGCAACCTGCATTGTGGACGCCTTCACTGAGGGCTGCAACCTGCATTGTGGACGCAACTAGTGGGCCTGCAACCTGCAATCTGGACTCAACCACTAAAGCTGCAACCTGCCCTCTGGACACAACCACTGGGGCTACAACCTGCCCTCTGGACACAACCACTAAAGCTGCAACCTGCCCTCTGGACACAACCACTGGGGCTACAACCTGCCCTCTGGACACAACCACTGGGGCTACAACCTGCCCTCTGGACACAACCACTGGGGCTACAACCTGCCCTCTGGACACAACCACTAAAGCTGCAACCTGCCCTCTGGACACAACCACTGGGGCTACAACCTGCCCTCTGGACACAACCACTGGGGCTACAACCTGCCCTCTGGACACAACCACTAAAGCTGCAACCTGCCCTCTGGACACAACCACTGGGGCTACAACCTGCCCTCTGGACACAACCACTGGGGCTACAACCTGCCCTCTGGACACAACCACTGGGGCTACAACCTGCCCTCTGGACACAACCACTAAAGCTGCAACCTGCCCTCTGGACACAACCACTGGAGCTCAGACCTGCGCTCGGGACGACAAAAGTTGGTGGTAA